From the genome of Nakamurella flavida, one region includes:
- a CDS encoding N-acyl homoserine lactonase family protein, whose product MTGTARRLFVLQYGAERVGKFLSLRGGSARLGWEPLFGVLVDTEDGWVLLDTGMSRAALDSADNQAAYAAAAESGGADPTPVRGHLRPEPPDPARWNWGLAGDPMVAALATVDLAPADLVLAAVSHLHLDHSGGVPTLARAGVPVALHRHELEFARSGAVGLADGFHAPDFSDPATTWQLLDEDTEIAPGVTALTTPGHTPGHLSFRVDLPRTGSWIFTADATDLAQNLLDRVTCGSCAGGTAADEEAADASLDKLLTVAAQTHGRLIPGHDQIVTAAIAHPPGGHR is encoded by the coding sequence GTGACCGGGACCGCCCGCCGGCTCTTCGTCCTGCAGTACGGGGCCGAGCGGGTCGGCAAGTTCCTGTCGCTGCGGGGCGGCTCGGCACGGCTCGGCTGGGAACCGCTGTTCGGCGTGCTGGTCGACACCGAGGACGGCTGGGTGCTGCTGGACACCGGGATGTCCCGTGCCGCACTGGATTCCGCGGACAACCAGGCGGCCTACGCCGCGGCCGCGGAATCCGGTGGCGCCGATCCGACCCCGGTCCGCGGGCACCTCCGCCCGGAGCCACCGGACCCGGCCCGGTGGAACTGGGGCCTGGCCGGGGATCCGATGGTCGCCGCCCTGGCCACCGTCGACCTGGCGCCCGCCGATCTCGTCCTGGCCGCGGTCAGCCATCTCCACCTGGACCACTCCGGTGGTGTGCCCACCCTGGCCCGCGCGGGCGTCCCGGTCGCCCTGCACCGCCACGAGCTGGAGTTCGCCCGCAGCGGCGCCGTCGGACTGGCCGACGGGTTCCACGCCCCCGACTTCTCCGATCCCGCCACGACCTGGCAGCTGCTCGACGAGGACACCGAGATCGCGCCCGGGGTCACTGCTCTCACCACCCCCGGGCACACCCCCGGGCACCTGTCGTTCCGGGTCGACCTGCCCCGGACCGGCAGCTGGATCTTCACCGCCGATGCCACGGACCTGGCCCAGAACCTGCTCGACCGGGTGACCTGCGGATCCTGTGCCGGCGGGACCGCTGCGGACGAGGAGGCGGCCGACGCTTCGCTCGACAAGCTGCTGACCGTCGCGGCGCAGACCCACGGACGACTGATCCCCGGGCACGACCAGATCGTCACCGCCGCCATCGCGCACCCACCCGGCGGCCACCGGTAG
- a CDS encoding GntR family transcriptional regulator, translating to MSTTTERVDLGGRLPTMFGSTTLPSRIHDQLESAIITGTLQPGQRLHADDLAAHYGVSRIPVREALRSLHEAGWVDIKPRHGVRVRERSETELMELFEFRAVVEDSVARWAAARRTDDQLATLQDAVDGEAAAVRRRDTDSLVLHTARFHAALRAAAHNSVLEATSAEMEKRARFYFSTVAADLGDHWIEIHRELTELVAASRAREAGKVAARHIAETGAAVRSLLFP from the coding sequence GTGAGCACGACGACCGAGCGGGTGGACCTGGGCGGCCGACTCCCCACCATGTTCGGCTCCACCACCCTGCCGTCCCGGATCCACGACCAGCTCGAGTCGGCGATCATCACCGGCACGCTGCAGCCCGGCCAGCGTCTGCATGCCGACGACCTGGCCGCCCACTACGGGGTGAGCCGCATCCCGGTGCGTGAGGCGCTGCGCTCGCTGCACGAGGCGGGCTGGGTGGACATCAAACCCCGGCACGGGGTCCGGGTCCGCGAGCGCTCGGAGACCGAACTGATGGAGCTCTTCGAGTTCCGCGCCGTGGTCGAGGACAGCGTGGCCCGCTGGGCCGCCGCCCGCCGCACCGACGACCAGCTGGCCACCCTGCAGGACGCGGTGGACGGGGAGGCCGCGGCCGTGCGCCGGCGGGACACCGACTCGCTCGTGCTGCACACCGCCCGGTTCCACGCCGCGCTGCGGGCGGCCGCGCACAACTCCGTCCTGGAGGCCACCTCCGCGGAGATGGAGAAGCGGGCCCGGTTCTACTTCTCCACCGTGGCCGCCGATCTCGGCGACCACTGGATCGAGATCCATCGCGAACTGACCGAGCTGGTGGCGGCGAGCAGGGCCCGGGAGGCCGGCAAGGTGGCGGCCCGGCACATCGCCGAGACCGGCGCCGCCGTGCGGAGTCTGCTCTTCCCCTGA
- a CDS encoding purine-cytosine permease family protein, which yields MTESTAATGKLEVNHIEVVPDSERHGRARDLFPVWFSSNLSLGNAIFGALAVAVGNGLLWALVAVVIGNLVGGAFMALHSVQGARLGVPQLIQSRGQFGFYGALLPVVLAAFLYLGFFVTTAVVSGQALSAAAPDLFSVNQGLVLLALVSLALALAGYRAIHLAAKWALWPLAVTLVVVTVAAIVGSGGMQVGDNTFSPGPFFTAVGLVATFLLTYAPYVSDYSRYLPADTSASAAFGWTFAGVFVSAIWANVLGVVLSLQFPDGDVFQSVRQLIGNDVLAVAVLLVTALAIAGNNALNLYGAMLNLITAVSSFVRLKPSFTVRVVMLLPTLVIGVLIGLRASDDFYAQLGVFLSVLMLTFVPWGTINLLDFYLVRRGVYDVQALFVPRGEYMHDPATWTVGGVNGKAMISFFVGVGGSLPFVANGAFVGSVAASWGGADLSWVPGILITGAVYLILSRIGVSSRPAPAAPVTAGTRR from the coding sequence ATGACCGAATCCACCGCCGCCACCGGCAAGCTCGAGGTCAACCACATCGAGGTGGTGCCGGACTCGGAACGGCACGGTCGCGCCCGCGACCTGTTCCCGGTGTGGTTCTCCAGCAACCTGAGCCTGGGCAACGCGATCTTCGGGGCGCTGGCCGTCGCGGTCGGCAACGGCCTGCTGTGGGCCCTGGTCGCCGTGGTCATCGGCAACCTGGTGGGCGGCGCCTTCATGGCCCTGCACTCCGTCCAGGGGGCCAGACTCGGTGTGCCGCAACTGATCCAGAGCCGGGGGCAGTTCGGCTTCTACGGCGCACTGCTGCCCGTGGTGCTGGCCGCGTTCCTGTACCTGGGCTTCTTCGTCACCACCGCGGTGGTCAGCGGGCAGGCCCTCTCGGCGGCGGCACCGGACCTGTTCAGCGTCAACCAGGGGCTGGTGCTGCTGGCCCTGGTCAGCCTGGCGCTGGCCCTGGCCGGCTACCGGGCCATCCACCTCGCCGCCAAGTGGGCGCTGTGGCCGCTCGCGGTGACTCTGGTCGTCGTCACGGTGGCGGCGATCGTCGGCAGCGGCGGCATGCAGGTCGGTGACAACACCTTCTCCCCCGGTCCGTTCTTCACCGCCGTCGGCCTCGTCGCCACCTTCCTGCTGACCTACGCGCCCTACGTCTCGGACTACTCGCGCTACCTGCCCGCCGACACGTCCGCCTCGGCCGCCTTCGGCTGGACCTTCGCCGGCGTCTTCGTCTCCGCCATCTGGGCCAACGTGCTCGGTGTCGTGCTGAGCCTGCAGTTCCCGGACGGCGACGTCTTCCAGTCGGTGCGCCAGCTCATCGGCAACGACGTGCTCGCGGTCGCCGTCCTGCTGGTCACCGCCCTGGCCATCGCCGGCAACAACGCGCTGAACCTGTACGGGGCGATGCTCAACCTGATCACCGCGGTGTCCTCGTTCGTCCGGCTGAAGCCGTCGTTCACCGTGCGGGTGGTGATGCTGCTGCCCACCCTGGTCATCGGGGTGCTGATCGGCCTGCGCGCCTCGGACGACTTCTACGCCCAGCTGGGGGTGTTCCTGTCCGTCCTGATGCTGACCTTCGTGCCCTGGGGGACCATCAACCTGTTGGACTTCTACCTCGTCCGGCGTGGGGTCTACGACGTGCAGGCGCTGTTCGTGCCCCGCGGTGAGTACATGCACGACCCGGCGACGTGGACCGTCGGCGGCGTCAACGGCAAGGCCATGATCTCGTTCTTCGTCGGGGTGGGCGGCTCGCTGCCCTTCGTGGCCAACGGCGCCTTCGTGGGATCGGTGGCCGCGTCCTGGGGCGGGGCCGACCTCTCCTGGGTGCCCGGCATCCTCATCACCGGCGCGGTCTACCTGATCCTGTCCCGGATCGGGGTCTCGTCCCGACCGGCACCGGCCGCCCCGGTCACCGCCGGCACCCGGCGGTGA
- a CDS encoding M20 family metallopeptidase has protein sequence MTATSSPGGPVTAGVGTDVGTEVLADVAGRREEIVALCADLVAAPSVNPPGDTRQVAGVVAAALGDRGIDTRTEHTDPLMPSVLAGLDSGRPGAHLILNVHLDTMPPGDEAAWSVPVWELTRRDGRLYGLGMGNMKGAVAAMVTAVDLLEQRRGDWPGRITFAAVSDEVVFGDNGAAFLLRTHPDLLGDGLICGEGPGFERLALGEKGVLWLRVTAVGDPGHSSSVRRGASATARLAEAVRRVDDLTGRRGALPADLTAMADLTGVPGDTGLELTVNVGTVAGGTFIGQVATGATAELDLRLPPGLPADDAEQLVRDTLGDIPGIAVARIKGWDANWTSPDSALATSWQRAARTVRGAPHDPAVRLPASDASRWRQRGVPALCFGPQPTFSAGIDDHAEEDEVLRCAALYTLTALDFLHGTAGS, from the coding sequence ATGACCGCAACGAGCAGCCCCGGGGGTCCGGTCACCGCCGGGGTCGGCACCGACGTCGGCACCGAGGTGCTGGCGGACGTGGCCGGGCGGCGGGAGGAGATCGTCGCCCTGTGCGCCGATCTCGTCGCCGCACCCAGTGTCAATCCGCCCGGCGACACCCGTCAGGTGGCCGGGGTGGTGGCGGCCGCGCTCGGCGACCGGGGGATCGACACCCGCACCGAGCACACCGATCCGCTGATGCCGTCCGTGCTGGCCGGCCTGGACTCGGGTCGGCCGGGGGCCCACCTGATCCTCAACGTGCACCTGGACACCATGCCGCCCGGCGACGAGGCCGCCTGGTCGGTCCCGGTGTGGGAGCTGACCCGCCGGGACGGGCGGCTGTACGGGCTGGGCATGGGCAACATGAAGGGCGCCGTGGCCGCCATGGTCACCGCCGTCGACCTGTTGGAGCAGCGGCGCGGCGACTGGCCCGGCCGGATCACCTTCGCCGCGGTGAGCGACGAGGTGGTGTTCGGCGACAACGGGGCCGCCTTCCTGCTGCGCACCCATCCCGACCTGCTGGGCGACGGCCTGATCTGCGGTGAGGGCCCCGGCTTCGAGCGGTTGGCGCTGGGCGAGAAGGGGGTGCTGTGGCTCCGGGTGACCGCCGTGGGCGACCCGGGGCACTCCTCGTCGGTGCGGCGCGGCGCCTCGGCCACCGCCCGGCTCGCCGAGGCGGTGCGGCGGGTCGACGACCTGACGGGCCGACGCGGCGCACTGCCCGCCGACCTCACCGCGATGGCCGACCTCACCGGGGTGCCGGGTGACACCGGACTGGAGCTGACCGTCAACGTCGGGACCGTGGCCGGCGGCACCTTCATCGGTCAGGTCGCGACCGGCGCGACGGCCGAGCTGGATCTGCGCCTGCCGCCCGGCCTGCCCGCCGACGACGCCGAGCAGCTCGTCCGGGACACCCTCGGCGACATCCCCGGCATCGCCGTCGCGCGCATCAAGGGTTGGGACGCGAACTGGACCTCGCCGGACTCCGCGCTGGCCACCAGCTGGCAGCGGGCGGCCCGGACGGTGCGCGGAGCGCCGCACGACCCGGCCGTCCGGCTGCCTGCCAGCGACGCGAGCCGGTGGCGGCAACGCGGCGTCCCGGCGCTGTGCTTCGGCCCGCAACCCACCTTCTCCGCCGGCATCGACGATCACGCCGAGGAGGACGAGGTGCTGCGCTGCGCCGCTCTCTACACCCTGACCGCCCTGGACTTCCTGCACGGGACGGCGGGCTCGTGA
- a CDS encoding gamma-glutamyltransferase, which translates to MTTPHHATPRRPGPAVHCRALTGDLGAVSAAHPSAAAAAVRALQAGGTAVDATIAAQAVVAVLMPHSAGLGGDMFALVHEPDGTVGAVNGSGRSAARPVPGGSATGIGIGAQVTVPGMVAGWFAAHERYGRLPVTEILAPARRLARRGAVVDTDLAAAVAQQRPRLQAGGAGGWDLLALSAGDRWRQPALADALDALAGQGPDAFYRGPAAAAITAAVGRHGGTLSVDDLAAHVTDLSPPLALAWDGGNAHVQPPPSQGVLLAMALAWLQDRPPADDHLLVELTEAVFAHRADCFRGAALLDAELVVDPERATRRGGPRAYLHTAGVAVADAAGMVVSSLVSVFDDFGSGIWVPELGCTLNNRGAGFTDGANAPAAGARPVHTLAPALTVDRNGDVLALATPGADGQIQTLLQVLTALRRGDDLATAVAAPRWRSEHAELLVEAGHPARDDLSARGHGVRDRDGGDPVFGAVVAAGTRRGAPYAAADWRRFVWSAVA; encoded by the coding sequence ATGACGACGCCTCATCACGCCACGCCACGCCGACCCGGACCGGCGGTGCACTGCCGTGCGCTGACCGGTGATCTCGGGGCCGTGTCCGCGGCCCACCCGTCGGCCGCCGCGGCCGCCGTCCGCGCCCTGCAGGCGGGGGGGACGGCGGTCGACGCCACCATCGCCGCACAGGCCGTCGTCGCCGTGCTCATGCCGCACTCGGCGGGACTGGGCGGCGACATGTTCGCCCTGGTGCACGAACCGGACGGCACGGTGGGCGCGGTGAACGGCAGTGGTCGCAGCGCGGCCCGGCCCGTGCCCGGCGGGTCGGCCACCGGGATCGGGATCGGCGCCCAGGTCACGGTGCCCGGCATGGTGGCCGGATGGTTCGCCGCGCACGAGCGGTACGGCCGACTCCCCGTCACCGAGATCCTCGCCCCCGCCCGCCGACTCGCCCGCCGCGGCGCCGTGGTGGACACCGACCTGGCGGCTGCGGTGGCCCAGCAACGGCCCCGGTTGCAGGCCGGCGGAGCCGGCGGCTGGGACCTGCTCGCGCTGTCCGCCGGCGACCGGTGGCGGCAGCCCGCGCTGGCCGACGCGCTCGACGCGCTGGCCGGGCAGGGGCCCGACGCGTTCTACCGGGGCCCGGCCGCCGCCGCGATCACCGCCGCGGTCGGCCGGCACGGCGGGACGCTGTCCGTCGACGACCTGGCCGCCCACGTCACCGATCTGTCGCCGCCCCTGGCGCTCGCCTGGGACGGGGGCAACGCCCACGTCCAGCCGCCACCGTCGCAGGGGGTGCTGCTGGCCATGGCGCTGGCCTGGCTGCAGGACCGGCCACCGGCCGACGACCACCTGCTGGTCGAGCTGACCGAGGCGGTGTTCGCCCACCGCGCGGACTGCTTCCGCGGGGCGGCCCTGCTGGACGCCGAGCTCGTGGTGGATCCCGAGCGGGCCACCCGCCGCGGCGGCCCGCGCGCCTACCTGCACACCGCCGGCGTCGCCGTCGCGGACGCCGCCGGGATGGTCGTCTCCAGCCTGGTCAGCGTGTTCGACGACTTCGGCAGCGGCATCTGGGTGCCCGAGCTCGGCTGCACCCTGAACAACCGCGGCGCCGGCTTCACCGACGGGGCCAACGCCCCGGCCGCCGGCGCCCGTCCGGTGCACACCCTGGCCCCCGCGCTGACGGTCGACCGGAACGGCGACGTGCTCGCCCTGGCCACCCCCGGTGCGGACGGACAGATCCAGACGCTGCTGCAGGTCCTCACGGCCCTGCGACGGGGCGACGACCTGGCCACCGCGGTGGCCGCGCCCCGCTGGCGCAGCGAACACGCCGAACTGCTCGTCGAGGCCGGCCATCCGGCCCGGGACGACCTCTCGGCCCGGGGGCACGGCGTCCGCGACCGGGACGGCGGCGACCCGGTCTTCGGCGCCGTGGTGGCCGCCGGCACCCGGCGCGGGGCCCCCTACGCCGCCGCCGACTGGCGGCGGTTCGTCTGGTCGGCCGTCGCCTGA